The following are from one region of the Paenibacillus sp. KS-LC4 genome:
- a CDS encoding SDR family NAD(P)-dependent oxidoreductase, with product MEKLYHYILKRATEGKIEKEDAIRMVTLLRQAQAEQEDNRKEDIAIIGMASHIAGTDSSDEFWRQIASGVDLVGAFPQERSADIDGYLTNMLDEMGWELKYSPGAYMHDIASFDYGFFRITPNEAALMDPSQRVFLQTAWEAIEDAGYGGNKLVGSHTGVYVGYSSSSSYHSMILETEPESAATALTGNIAAMLPTRISYMLDLKGPTLILDTACSSSSVAIHLASKAIHNGDCKMAIAGGIRLNLLPIDNSGLKLGVEAADGRTRTFDAEAEGAGWGEGSAAVLLKPLSQAVKDGDRIYAVIKGSAINQDGTSIGITAPNSAAQAEVLLKAWKDAGIDPETLSYIEVHGTATRLGDPLEIEGLYRAFKKHTSRKQFCAVSTVKTNVGHLYECAGIAGVIKGAMSLKHRKIPATAHFNRPNGAISFSDSPVYVNTQLREWEAAGHPRRCGISAFGLSGTNCHIVLEEYVPPQQPEQAEDDYAGMPHVLAISAKSMAPLLGIVSRYEQYLNREAHIPLRDLCYTASTGRGHYAHRIAIIFENAADLRRKIAFMASNPLEESIHNDMQYGKHKVVSGNKQVLAENEIKKPQHAELTRTASEKVRQFIDTGKADKQLLQDIGSLYVRGADVHWEELYQGETRRKTYAPTYAFEKQRCWLELNMPQRSGKDEAEDTLLYAMQWRKCSRAPVPSGIEGAAVLFMDRTGVGQSIAASLRESGRLVIEVELAEDDVPFGCIANPSAEGYRIDGTKASYVQLMQALKNEPFGQIIHLLALNTQDVSDTLEVLKRRQTNGAYSLFYLTKALAQAEIQQPIALHILTRHAVEATGAEQLLIPDHAPIYGMGKVIAKELPGVACKFIDIEESPVHEQLMRELQAIDVYGVALRNGDRYTEIFAELPGEQLETSQGLSLQEQGVYLITGGLGGIGLEMARWFAAQSKVNLALISRTPLPPRAEWQAVLEGSSASDKLRKRLLTVKELELLGATVECISADAADYGAMEQVIADLKSRYGQIRGIVHGAGVSNDGPLADRGEDMFEAIYAPKVYGTWVLDKLTQDQQLDFFIMFSSVATLFSAFGQGDYAAANAYLDAYAPYRQKRGGRTITINWTTWKETGMAFDGGHVFDTIFKTLSTKQGLEGFEKLLKSSVSRALVGQIHYDGAGAMLLERSGVACSDSIRKRIAAKKDSKRKPSARGGQKKERSADGVVLLGREAGSYSELEQKLALCCKLVLGYEEIDIYDNFFEMGADSLVLMKLQGEIETHTFESVAISDLFEHTTIVQLAEHLQKQTASRGPVRSGQYPPMQKAEAKPYYPASHAQKRMFLGFKREPQLTSANQFRVSVLNIRVEPERMELAVRRIIDRHEVLRTAVTSMEGEIVQMISGQVPFDMGYWEAGEDEAKEIINRFKQPFNLNEPPFFRLGLVKVEEAKYYLLYDAHHIITDGISMEIFMRELVQLYKGETPPALPYQYKDYVEWQLAFAQTEQMKRQQHYWEEVFAGEIPVLRLPTDQPRPEHFVFEGGLVISAADRELTEKLKQLASLSGTTMYMLLLAAYAVLLSKYSAQDDLVIGSPVTGRPKREMDKMLGMFINMLAMRVSPRKELTFLSCLEQIKASAIQAFDNQDYPLDELIQQLNVKRIANRHPLFDTVFIYQNVAVDERAIGHSVDEIYNLTDYELTLEAMEQGGMLRLRLEYNSRLYYMQTAERMLEDYMSILDVIATNPNILLQNIDLSSSKTDVPLYEDDEEISFNL from the coding sequence ATGGAAAAGCTGTACCACTATATTCTCAAGAGAGCTACCGAAGGAAAAATCGAAAAAGAAGATGCGATTCGCATGGTCACACTGCTCAGACAGGCACAAGCAGAGCAAGAGGATAACCGCAAGGAGGACATCGCCATTATCGGGATGGCCTCCCATATAGCGGGAACCGACTCCTCAGATGAGTTCTGGCGGCAAATCGCCTCTGGCGTTGATTTAGTCGGTGCTTTTCCGCAAGAGAGAAGCGCAGACATTGACGGCTATTTGACTAACATGCTGGATGAAATGGGCTGGGAATTAAAATATTCCCCTGGTGCCTATATGCACGATATCGCTTCCTTCGATTATGGCTTTTTCCGCATTACGCCGAATGAGGCTGCACTGATGGATCCTTCCCAGCGTGTATTTTTGCAAACGGCCTGGGAAGCCATTGAGGATGCGGGTTATGGCGGGAATAAGCTTGTTGGAAGCCATACAGGCGTATACGTGGGCTATTCCAGCAGCTCAAGCTATCATTCCATGATACTGGAAACCGAGCCGGAATCAGCGGCAACCGCATTGACAGGCAATATTGCCGCCATGCTTCCGACGAGAATTTCCTACATGCTTGATTTGAAGGGGCCGACGCTTATTTTGGATACGGCCTGCTCCTCCTCATCGGTTGCCATTCATCTAGCGAGCAAGGCCATTCATAATGGCGACTGCAAAATGGCGATTGCGGGCGGCATCAGGCTCAATCTTCTGCCTATCGACAACTCCGGCCTGAAGCTGGGGGTTGAGGCGGCGGATGGACGGACGCGGACGTTTGACGCAGAAGCCGAGGGTGCTGGCTGGGGAGAAGGCAGTGCGGCTGTTCTGTTAAAGCCGCTAAGCCAGGCTGTAAAGGATGGGGACCGGATTTATGCGGTGATTAAAGGCAGCGCCATTAATCAGGATGGCACTTCAATCGGTATAACCGCTCCCAATTCGGCCGCCCAAGCCGAGGTTCTGCTTAAAGCGTGGAAGGACGCTGGCATTGATCCCGAGACGCTTTCCTATATTGAAGTGCATGGCACTGCTACGAGACTAGGCGATCCGCTCGAAATTGAAGGGCTGTATAGAGCCTTCAAGAAGCATACGAGCCGGAAGCAGTTTTGCGCAGTCAGCACGGTTAAGACGAACGTGGGCCACTTGTACGAATGCGCCGGCATTGCCGGCGTTATCAAGGGCGCTATGTCGTTAAAGCATCGCAAAATACCGGCTACAGCCCATTTCAACCGTCCGAATGGGGCGATTAGCTTTAGTGATTCACCTGTCTACGTCAACACCCAATTGCGGGAGTGGGAAGCTGCCGGGCATCCGCGCAGATGCGGCATCAGCGCCTTTGGCCTGAGCGGAACCAATTGCCATATCGTTCTGGAGGAGTATGTTCCACCTCAGCAGCCGGAGCAGGCCGAGGATGACTACGCTGGCATGCCCCATGTCCTTGCGATATCGGCCAAAAGCATGGCGCCGCTGCTTGGAATTGTATCTCGCTACGAGCAGTACTTAAACCGCGAGGCACATATCCCGCTTCGGGATTTATGCTATACGGCTAGCACCGGCAGAGGTCATTATGCGCACCGGATTGCCATCATTTTCGAGAATGCCGCTGACTTAAGGCGCAAAATAGCTTTTATGGCGAGTAATCCCCTTGAAGAAAGCATTCATAATGATATGCAGTACGGCAAACATAAGGTCGTCTCGGGAAATAAGCAGGTGTTGGCTGAAAATGAAATTAAGAAGCCGCAGCATGCGGAGCTGACACGCACCGCCTCCGAGAAGGTTCGGCAATTCATTGACACGGGCAAAGCGGATAAGCAGCTGCTTCAAGATATTGGCAGCCTGTATGTCCGCGGTGCGGATGTCCATTGGGAGGAGCTGTATCAGGGGGAGACCCGCCGCAAAACGTATGCGCCGACCTACGCCTTTGAGAAGCAGCGCTGCTGGCTAGAGCTGAATATGCCGCAGCGAAGCGGCAAAGACGAGGCTGAAGATACGCTGCTCTACGCCATGCAGTGGCGCAAGTGCAGCAGAGCTCCCGTGCCTTCCGGCATTGAAGGAGCCGCCGTCCTATTTATGGATCGGACGGGAGTCGGACAGTCAATAGCAGCCTCTTTGCGGGAAAGCGGCAGGCTGGTTATCGAGGTGGAGCTTGCGGAGGATGACGTACCGTTTGGCTGCATAGCGAACCCAAGCGCCGAAGGCTACCGAATTGACGGAACAAAGGCAAGCTATGTTCAGCTTATGCAGGCATTGAAGAATGAGCCGTTTGGCCAAATCATTCACCTGTTGGCGCTGAACACACAGGACGTCAGCGATACGCTGGAGGTGCTGAAGCGGCGGCAGACAAATGGTGCCTATAGCCTGTTTTATTTGACAAAAGCGCTGGCGCAGGCGGAAATCCAGCAGCCCATTGCGCTGCATATCCTCACTCGCCATGCTGTAGAGGCTACAGGTGCTGAGCAGCTGCTAATACCCGATCATGCTCCTATATACGGCATGGGCAAGGTTATAGCGAAGGAGCTGCCCGGCGTTGCCTGTAAATTTATTGATATAGAGGAATCGCCAGTGCACGAGCAGCTTATGAGGGAGCTTCAGGCGATTGACGTGTACGGAGTTGCGCTTCGAAATGGCGACAGGTACACCGAAATATTTGCCGAGCTGCCAGGCGAGCAGCTAGAAACTAGCCAAGGCTTGAGCTTACAGGAGCAAGGCGTATACCTGATTACCGGCGGACTGGGCGGCATTGGGCTGGAAATGGCGAGATGGTTCGCAGCTCAGAGCAAGGTCAATTTAGCTTTAATCAGTCGAACTCCGCTGCCGCCGCGCGCGGAATGGCAGGCTGTTCTTGAGGGCAGCAGCGCTTCGGACAAGCTGAGAAAGCGGCTTCTTACGGTGAAGGAGCTGGAGCTGCTGGGAGCGACGGTAGAATGCATCAGTGCCGATGCAGCCGATTATGGCGCTATGGAGCAGGTTATCGCTGATTTGAAAAGCAGGTATGGGCAAATACGGGGTATTGTGCACGGTGCAGGCGTATCAAACGATGGACCGCTTGCCGACAGAGGCGAGGATATGTTCGAGGCGATCTATGCACCGAAGGTGTATGGTACATGGGTGCTTGATAAGCTGACACAAGACCAGCAGTTAGATTTTTTCATCATGTTCTCGTCGGTCGCGACCCTATTCAGCGCCTTTGGGCAAGGGGATTATGCGGCGGCTAACGCCTACTTGGATGCTTATGCGCCCTATCGTCAAAAAAGAGGCGGACGTACGATTACGATAAACTGGACGACTTGGAAGGAAACCGGAATGGCCTTTGACGGCGGACACGTATTCGATACGATCTTTAAGACGCTGTCGACCAAGCAAGGGCTTGAAGGTTTTGAAAAACTGCTGAAGAGCAGTGTGAGCAGAGCGCTAGTTGGGCAAATCCACTATGACGGGGCAGGAGCAATGCTGCTTGAGCGCTCCGGAGTAGCTTGCTCCGATTCAATTAGGAAGCGAATTGCGGCGAAGAAGGACAGCAAACGCAAGCCAAGCGCCCGCGGTGGACAAAAGAAGGAACGCAGTGCGGACGGTGTCGTCCTGCTTGGCCGGGAGGCTGGCAGCTACTCGGAGCTCGAGCAGAAGCTTGCCCTATGCTGCAAGCTTGTCCTCGGCTATGAGGAGATTGACATCTATGACAACTTCTTTGAAATGGGCGCGGATTCACTCGTATTAATGAAGCTTCAGGGCGAGATCGAGACGCACACGTTCGAATCGGTGGCCATCAGCGATTTGTTCGAGCATACGACCATCGTTCAACTGGCGGAGCACCTGCAAAAGCAAACCGCCAGCCGTGGACCTGTCCGCTCCGGCCAGTATCCCCCAATGCAGAAGGCGGAGGCAAAGCCGTATTACCCAGCTTCACACGCCCAGAAGCGCATGTTCCTTGGCTTTAAACGGGAACCGCAGCTGACAAGCGCCAATCAGTTTAGAGTTTCAGTGCTGAACATCCGGGTGGAGCCTGAGCGTATGGAGCTGGCTGTACGCCGCATAATTGACAGGCATGAGGTGCTGCGAACAGCTGTTACAAGCATGGAAGGGGAAATTGTCCAAATGATTAGTGGACAAGTCCCATTTGATATGGGGTATTGGGAAGCGGGAGAGGACGAGGCTAAAGAAATTATTAATCGGTTTAAGCAGCCGTTTAATTTGAATGAACCGCCGTTTTTCCGGCTGGGCCTTGTGAAGGTAGAGGAGGCAAAATATTACCTGCTGTACGATGCCCACCACATTATTACGGATGGCATATCAATGGAAATATTTATGCGGGAGCTTGTTCAGCTGTACAAGGGCGAAACGCCGCCTGCCTTGCCTTATCAATACAAGGACTATGTGGAGTGGCAGCTTGCCTTCGCGCAGACGGAGCAAATGAAGCGCCAGCAGCATTACTGGGAAGAGGTGTTTGCGGGAGAAATCCCCGTGCTGCGGCTGCCGACAGATCAGCCGAGACCCGAGCATTTTGTTTTTGAAGGCGGTTTAGTGATAAGCGCAGCTGACCGCGAGCTGACGGAGAAGCTGAAACAGCTGGCAAGCTTATCAGGAACGACGATGTATATGCTGCTGCTCGCCGCTTATGCCGTGCTGCTGTCCAAATATTCTGCGCAAGACGACCTTGTCATCGGATCACCGGTTACAGGACGGCCTAAGCGGGAAATGGACAAAATGCTCGGTATGTTTATCAATATGCTGGCGATGCGGGTTAGTCCCCGTAAGGAGCTGACTTTCTTGAGCTGCCTGGAGCAGATTAAAGCAAGCGCTATACAGGCTTTCGACAATCAGGATTACCCGCTGGACGAGCTCATTCAGCAGTTGAACGTGAAGAGAATCGCGAACCGCCATCCACTGTTCGATACGGTGTTTATTTATCAAAATGTGGCTGTTGATGAAAGAGCGATTGGTCATTCTGTTGATGAGATATACAATCTGACCGATTATGAACTGACGCTGGAGGCGATGGAGCAGGGCGGAATGCTTCGACTTCGGCTGGAGTACAATTCGCGCCTTTATTATATGCAAACAGCGGAGCGGATGTTGGAGGATTACATGAGCATTCTTGATGTAATCGCTACAAATCCTAATATCCTTTTGCAAAATATTGACCTGTCCAGCAGTAAAACCGATGTGCCTTTATACGAGGATGATGAGGAAATCTCCTTTAATTTATAG
- a CDS encoding acyl carrier protein produces the protein MEEQKVKIKKFLSRFFRKHELGDDEDIFALGFVNSLFAMQLVMFLEKEFALTIDSRDMDLDNFRTINRMVNLIQEKAAVDQQSSQVSGG, from the coding sequence ATGGAAGAACAGAAAGTGAAAATTAAAAAGTTTTTATCGAGGTTTTTTCGCAAGCATGAGCTAGGTGATGATGAGGATATTTTCGCGCTAGGATTTGTCAATTCACTGTTCGCGATGCAACTGGTTATGTTTCTGGAGAAGGAGTTTGCGCTAACGATTGATAGCCGTGACATGGATTTGGACAACTTCCGCACCATTAATCGGATGGTCAATCTGATTCAAGAGAAAGCAGCGGTCGATCAGCAGTCTTCACAAGTTTCGGGAGGTTAA
- a CDS encoding non-ribosomal peptide synthetase encodes MDSYSENMLLTSGKWQEEREYWLSKLDPSAEPTAFEGDLKDASLRQGAVDLIKAPIPPALTERLLSVCRNSQQSLYAFLLSGALYMLHRYTGEQIVTAGMPSGQQTAESTAPNRLIALQVSIDEALSFKEYLQRVGQTVQEARKYKHIPFPAIIRLLKQDSEAVVPAFKTVVALNTLHAPIYMQDSKASVTFYFINEGNRLQLELLYERSMYSQRYMERLFNHFVSFLGEVLHSTDRLLNQISMLSQEERDALNRFNLAAVPYPKDKTVHELFDSQAMRTADWAALRFDGKELSYGELKERSDRLACLLRSKGIGRQRVAAVMTNRSLEMMVAILAVLKAGGAYLPIDPSYPPDRIKHMLADSGAGVLLTQDGLINHVDFQGETVNLDDRRVYGQFDSLLSNVNDPEDAAYLIYTSGSTGLPKGVLVPHRAVVNFITGITTRIPAFTEGKIMAAVTTLCFDIFVLETLLPLTQGLVVVIAGEEEQQSPALLQRWLTHNRIELLQATPSRIQLLLNENGAKAGMEQITTLMVGGEAFPDELLHQLRERCRGASIYNMYGPTETTVWSSVKDVTSASSITLGAPIANTQMYIVDSLLRLLPEGVAGELCIAGDGVAIGYWNRDELTADRFVPCPYGSGSGGKMYRTGDLARRLPDGDIEFLGRMDHQVKIRGFRVELGEIESALLSIEQIKAAVCMAQEDSTGSPILCAYYVSSAVLLADVIRSAIASRLPDYMLPSFYIPLSELPYTPNGKIDRKQLPSPYEAVSGFFIGEPPADEQEEKLLFIWKAVLELETIGVTDDFFNVGGHSLRALKLEVELEKAGLSFESEDIYRYPTIRGFLRRMNGEAAAPFAQRSPAAAGAFASAAMMTLRDAERIQPFNDLFYKECFYHSLFPIISYYKQSLLPILANDTVIYRYDEDTVHFQVDYAATTPLEQLLLGMGIQMETREVGHFVIEELKRAVLSHKPVIVRIDCYYASDRKETYQKRHWPHSWLVFGFDDSTQMFGVIEHDHIERLTYDKRWVSYEDTLQGHLGFLEHFGSETSVYYECSAVTPNAPVSTADSLLETTASAAAQRQQLLDGSLYALWRFLEKVKQALQAGQLIKDYGESLLDTLNQIVNAKLVDQYRYEQLAGRYLGLQSAVVNSLEAWKQIRSLVAKAVFSAKLSAKAAVELNVQLDEALALEREYAAKLILMHPQTLELEGSQSTY; translated from the coding sequence ATGGATTCCTATTCGGAAAATATGCTGCTCACGAGTGGCAAGTGGCAGGAGGAACGGGAGTATTGGCTTAGCAAGCTCGATCCTTCAGCTGAGCCGACCGCCTTTGAGGGCGATTTGAAAGATGCCAGCTTGCGTCAGGGAGCGGTCGATTTGATCAAGGCCCCGATTCCACCTGCTTTGACTGAAAGGCTGCTGTCCGTTTGCAGGAACTCCCAGCAAAGCCTGTATGCGTTTTTGCTGTCAGGTGCGCTCTATATGCTTCATCGCTATACAGGTGAGCAGATCGTGACCGCCGGAATGCCATCTGGACAACAAACGGCAGAAAGCACCGCTCCCAATCGGTTGATCGCCCTGCAGGTTTCTATTGATGAAGCATTGTCCTTTAAGGAATATTTACAGCGAGTTGGCCAAACGGTACAGGAGGCGAGGAAGTACAAGCACATTCCTTTTCCTGCTATCATCAGGCTGCTGAAGCAGGACTCCGAAGCCGTTGTCCCTGCTTTTAAGACGGTCGTTGCGCTAAATACGCTGCATGCACCTATATACATGCAGGACTCGAAAGCATCGGTTACCTTTTATTTCATAAATGAAGGCAATCGCCTTCAATTGGAGCTGCTTTATGAACGCTCCATGTATTCGCAGCGATACATGGAACGGCTTTTCAACCACTTTGTGAGCTTTCTCGGCGAGGTGCTTCACAGTACCGATAGGCTGCTGAACCAGATCAGCATGCTTTCACAGGAGGAAAGGGACGCGCTTAATCGGTTTAATTTGGCTGCTGTTCCTTATCCAAAGGATAAAACGGTACATGAGCTGTTTGACAGTCAAGCCATGCGTACGGCTGATTGGGCCGCCCTGCGTTTTGACGGGAAGGAGCTTTCTTACGGGGAGCTGAAAGAACGATCAGATCGGCTAGCTTGCCTGCTTCGCAGCAAGGGGATTGGCAGGCAGCGGGTTGCCGCTGTCATGACGAATCGCTCTTTGGAAATGATGGTGGCTATTTTGGCAGTGCTTAAGGCTGGGGGGGCCTATCTGCCCATTGACCCGTCTTATCCGCCGGATCGGATTAAGCATATGCTTGCCGACAGCGGTGCGGGCGTACTGCTTACACAGGATGGACTAATCAACCATGTTGATTTTCAAGGGGAAACCGTAAATCTTGACGATAGACGGGTATATGGACAATTCGATTCTCTGCTGTCTAATGTGAACGACCCGGAGGATGCCGCTTACTTAATTTATACATCGGGGTCAACGGGCCTGCCGAAAGGTGTGCTGGTTCCACACAGGGCAGTCGTTAATTTTATTACTGGCATTACAACCCGAATTCCTGCCTTCACCGAAGGGAAAATAATGGCTGCCGTTACAACGCTTTGCTTCGATATATTCGTGCTGGAGACGCTTCTGCCGTTGACGCAAGGCTTGGTTGTCGTCATTGCGGGCGAAGAGGAGCAGCAAAGCCCGGCCTTGCTCCAGCGGTGGCTGACGCATAATCGGATCGAGCTGCTGCAGGCGACGCCTTCCCGAATTCAGCTGCTGCTGAACGAGAACGGGGCGAAAGCAGGCATGGAGCAAATAACGACGCTTATGGTAGGCGGGGAAGCTTTCCCCGATGAGCTGCTTCACCAGCTTCGAGAAAGGTGCAGAGGGGCAAGCATTTACAATATGTACGGTCCAACTGAGACGACGGTGTGGTCTTCTGTCAAGGATGTGACGAGTGCGAGCAGCATAACGCTGGGGGCGCCTATCGCCAATACGCAAATGTACATTGTTGATTCGCTCCTGCGTTTGCTGCCGGAAGGCGTGGCTGGGGAGCTGTGCATCGCCGGAGACGGCGTAGCTATCGGCTACTGGAACCGGGACGAGCTGACTGCCGATAGATTCGTTCCATGTCCTTATGGAAGCGGAAGCGGCGGGAAAATGTACCGAACAGGCGATCTGGCAAGGCGGCTGCCTGACGGGGACATTGAATTTCTGGGACGCATGGATCATCAGGTGAAAATCAGAGGCTTTAGAGTCGAGCTGGGCGAGATAGAGTCTGCACTTTTGAGCATAGAGCAGATTAAGGCCGCCGTTTGCATGGCGCAGGAGGACAGCACGGGGAGCCCGATTCTTTGCGCCTACTACGTATCCTCGGCCGTTTTGCTAGCGGATGTCATAAGAAGCGCAATAGCTTCCCGGCTTCCTGATTATATGCTGCCCTCGTTCTATATTCCGCTGAGTGAGCTTCCGTATACGCCCAACGGAAAAATAGACCGAAAGCAGCTGCCCAGCCCTTATGAAGCGGTCAGTGGATTTTTCATCGGCGAGCCGCCGGCAGATGAGCAGGAGGAGAAGCTGCTGTTCATTTGGAAGGCTGTGCTGGAGCTGGAGACGATTGGCGTAACCGACGATTTCTTTAATGTCGGCGGACATTCGCTCAGAGCATTGAAGCTGGAGGTCGAGCTGGAGAAGGCGGGATTATCCTTTGAAAGCGAGGATATTTACCGTTATCCGACAATTAGGGGCTTCCTGAGGAGGATGAACGGTGAAGCGGCAGCGCCTTTTGCACAAAGGAGCCCAGCGGCAGCTGGTGCCTTCGCTAGCGCAGCAATGATGACGCTGAGGGATGCTGAGCGTATACAACCGTTTAACGATTTATTTTACAAGGAATGCTTCTATCACTCGCTGTTTCCGATTATATCCTACTACAAGCAAAGTCTATTGCCTATTCTCGCTAATGATACGGTCATCTATCGTTATGATGAGGACACGGTTCACTTTCAGGTAGATTATGCAGCGACAACACCATTAGAGCAGCTGTTGCTTGGAATGGGCATTCAGATGGAGACGAGAGAGGTCGGCCATTTTGTAATTGAGGAGCTTAAACGAGCGGTGCTAAGCCATAAGCCGGTCATTGTGCGAATTGACTGCTACTACGCCTCAGACCGGAAGGAAACGTACCAAAAGCGGCATTGGCCGCATTCCTGGCTCGTATTCGGCTTTGATGACAGCACGCAGATGTTCGGCGTTATTGAGCATGATCATATTGAAAGGCTGACCTATGATAAGAGATGGGTGAGCTACGAGGATACGCTGCAAGGGCATCTTGGTTTTCTGGAGCATTTTGGCAGCGAAACGTCTGTTTATTATGAATGTTCAGCTGTCACGCCTAATGCCCCAGTGTCTACAGCTGATAGCTTGCTAGAAACGACTGCTTCCGCCGCTGCACAGAGGCAGCAGCTTCTGGATGGCAGCCTGTATGCGCTGTGGAGATTTCTGGAAAAGGTTAAGCAAGCTTTGCAGGCTGGACAGCTGATTAAAGATTATGGCGAAAGCTTGCTTGATACGCTTAATCAAATCGTAAATGCCAAGCTTGTGGATCAATATCGCTATGAGCAACTAGCCGGTAGGTATTTGGGGCTTCAGAGCGCCGTTGTGAATAGTTTGGAGGCTTGGAAGCAAATCCGCTCCCTAGTGGCCAAAGCGGTTTTTTCCGCCAAATTAAGCGCAAAGGCTGCGGTTGAACTGAACGTGCAGCTCGACGAGGCACTTGCTCTGGAGCGGGAATACGCGGCAAAGCTCATACTCATGCATCCCCAGACCCTTGAGCTGGAAGGCAGTCAATCGACTTACTAG
- a CDS encoding 3-hydroxyacyl-CoA dehydrogenase NAD-binding domain-containing protein has translation MKKEVEIAVKIGVIGAGVMGRGVAQALAQAGLAVVLVDIEQAKLEQAREEIVTQLRFRGLFGSSGNLEPADSIMDRIAFTTEHHSLSDVRFVIENATENWDVKSGIYELIDGICQPECIFMINTSCISITKLAAVTKRAPQVIGTHFMNPVPSKKTVEVIRGFHTSEECIRAVDELMGAMGKEMIVVNDYPGFVSNRISHLFMNEAAYVVQDQVASAEEVDEIFKKCYGHAMGPLETADLIGLDTVVHSLNVLYESYQDSKFRCCPLLKKMVDAGLHGRKSGQGFYTY, from the coding sequence ATGAAGAAAGAAGTGGAGATCGCTGTGAAAATTGGGGTAATCGGAGCAGGTGTAATGGGAAGAGGGGTTGCCCAAGCACTCGCCCAAGCAGGCTTAGCGGTTGTATTGGTCGATATTGAGCAAGCGAAGCTTGAACAAGCTAGGGAGGAAATTGTCACTCAGCTGCGGTTTCGCGGGCTGTTCGGCTCCTCAGGAAACTTGGAGCCAGCGGATTCAATTATGGACCGCATCGCATTTACGACGGAGCATCATAGCCTCAGCGATGTCCGCTTTGTGATTGAGAATGCTACGGAAAATTGGGATGTCAAAAGCGGCATTTACGAGCTTATTGATGGCATTTGCCAGCCAGAATGCATTTTTATGATTAATACGTCCTGTATCTCCATTACAAAGCTGGCAGCTGTTACGAAGCGTGCACCGCAAGTGATCGGCACTCATTTTATGAATCCGGTGCCTAGCAAGAAAACGGTTGAGGTCATTCGCGGCTTTCATACCTCTGAGGAATGTATCCGTGCGGTGGACGAACTTATGGGCGCTATGGGCAAGGAAATGATCGTTGTTAACGACTATCCGGGCTTTGTATCCAATCGGATTTCCCATTTGTTTATGAACGAGGCTGCTTATGTCGTGCAGGATCAGGTAGCTTCAGCGGAGGAAGTCGATGAAATTTTCAAAAAATGCTACGGACATGCGATGGGTCCGCTCGAAACGGCTGACTTGATCGGCCTGGACACGGTCGTGCATTCGTTGAATGTGCTTTATGAAAGCTATCAGGACTCGAAGTTCCGCTGCTGTCCCCTGCTTAAGAAAATGGTCGATGCGGGGCTGCATGGCCGCAAAAGCGGTCAAGGCTTTTATACGTATTAA